The following are from one region of the Methanomassiliicoccales archaeon LGM-DZ1 genome:
- a CDS encoding glycosyltransferase family 87 protein encodes MAVVLFLIVEFSDIPSSVRDGYWPYADAMVSGHVFPYTEDVWAYDKWSTWEYPPLAYLFILIPRLFSWSVSSYQAAFLAETFGFFLLGLWCSERMAVHYKVSRFGTMMFYSVLMLLMFEFLADRFDIIPAVLTMLAVVFVLEKKNGAAFLVLAVATLVKLYPAVLFPVLLIYLLSKGDRREALRGAVIYCGAGLLCLGAFFAMGSDPLSFMTYHTDRPLEIEAPIASLPEFLDMLGLTDAWVGFEYGSDNLYGDMADLLGDIMLPLMAVVLLMLYAHYFYWSAMGRRKVPAKVPMDSALVALLALMTFVLVSTVFSGQYVIWLIPLMILYTMQAHAEDDRDGRSINIITWFIAVEVLTQLNFLVNFGMRGEGEDLSNIGTIVLLVRNVAAVGIYLALTWELVKRDRFPERL; translated from the coding sequence TTGGCAGTAGTTCTCTTTTTGATTGTTGAGTTCTCCGACATCCCGTCGAGCGTACGCGACGGGTACTGGCCGTATGCCGATGCCATGGTGAGCGGGCATGTGTTCCCGTACACCGAGGACGTGTGGGCGTACGACAAATGGAGCACATGGGAGTATCCCCCGCTGGCGTACCTTTTCATCCTGATCCCGCGCCTGTTCAGCTGGTCTGTCTCCTCCTATCAGGCCGCCTTCCTGGCCGAGACCTTCGGATTCTTCCTGCTGGGTCTCTGGTGCAGCGAGCGCATGGCGGTCCATTACAAGGTCTCCAGGTTCGGGACGATGATGTTCTATTCCGTCCTGATGCTCCTGATGTTCGAGTTCCTCGCCGACCGTTTCGACATCATCCCGGCCGTCCTCACCATGCTCGCCGTCGTCTTCGTCCTGGAGAAGAAGAACGGCGCCGCCTTCCTGGTCCTCGCCGTCGCCACCCTGGTGAAGCTGTATCCTGCCGTTCTGTTCCCGGTGCTCCTCATCTACCTGCTGTCGAAAGGCGACCGCAGGGAGGCCCTGCGCGGCGCCGTCATCTACTGCGGGGCCGGCCTCCTGTGCCTGGGAGCGTTCTTCGCCATGGGCTCGGACCCGCTCTCCTTCATGACCTACCACACCGACCGCCCGCTGGAGATCGAGGCCCCGATAGCCTCCCTCCCCGAGTTCCTGGACATGCTGGGCCTCACCGACGCTTGGGTAGGGTTCGAGTACGGGTCCGACAACCTCTACGGGGACATGGCCGATCTCCTCGGGGACATCATGCTGCCGCTCATGGCCGTGGTCCTGCTGATGCTCTACGCCCACTATTTCTACTGGTCGGCGATGGGCAGGAGGAAGGTCCCGGCGAAGGTGCCGATGGACAGCGCCCTGGTGGCCCTCCTGGCGCTCATGACCTTCGTGCTCGTCTCCACCGTGTTCTCGGGGCAGTACGTCATCTGGCTCATACCCCTGATGATCCTTTACACGATGCAGGCGCACGCCGAGGACGACCGCGACGGGCGCAGCATCAACATCATCACGTGGTTCATCGCGGTGGAGGTCCTCACCCAGCTGAACTTCCTGGTGAACTTCGGAATGAGAGGGGAGGGAGAGGACCTGAGCAATATCGGGACCATAGTGCTCCTGGTAAGGAACGTGGCGGCCGTCGGGATCTATCTGGCACTGACCTGGGAGTTGGTGAAGAGGGACAGGTTCCCCGAGCGTCTGTGA
- a CDS encoding 50S ribosomal protein L40e — translation MARFKEAERRLLDKSVCMNCYATNPLKASKCRKCGYSNLRPKARESRKQ, via the coding sequence ATGGCCCGTTTCAAAGAGGCGGAGCGCAGGCTCCTTGACAAGTCCGTCTGCATGAACTGCTATGCGACGAACCCCCTCAAGGCGTCCAAGTGCCGCAAATGCGGATACAGCAACCTTAGGCCCAAGGCCAGGGAAAGCAGGAAGCAGTAA